A part of Bubalus bubalis isolate 160015118507 breed Murrah chromosome 6, NDDB_SH_1, whole genome shotgun sequence genomic DNA contains:
- the YIPF1 gene encoding protein YIPF1 isoform X2: MATVDDLQFEEFGDTTTSLAANPDATTISIEDPGETPKHKPGPLRGLGREEDDELLGNDDSDKTELLAGQKKSSPFWTFEYYQTFFDVDTHQVFDRIKGSLLPIPGKNFVRLYIRSNPDLYGPFWICATLVFAIAISGNLSNFLIHLGEKTYHYVPEFRKVSIAATIIYAYAWLVPLALWGFLVWRNSKVMNIVSYSFLEIVCVYGYSLFIYIPTAILWIIPQKAVRWVLVMIALAISGSVLAMTFWPAVREDNRRIALATIVTIVLLHMLLSVGCLAYFFDAPEMDHLLTSTAAPNQTVVAAKSS, from the exons AATTTGGTGATACAACCACTTCCCTAGCAGCAAACCCAGATGCCACCACAATCAGCATCGAGGATCCTGGTGAAACCCCAAAGCATAAGCCAGGACCCCTAAGAGGCTTGGGGAGAGAAGAAGATGATGAGTTACTAGGAAACGATGACTCGGACAAAACTGAG TTACTTGCTGGACAGAAGAAAAGCTCCCCCTTCTGGACATTTGAATACTATCAGACGTTCTTTGATGTAGACACTCACCAG GTCTTTGACAGAATAAAGGGGTCTCTTTTGCCAATACCAGGAAAAAACTTTGTAAGGTTGTATATCCGCAGCAATCCAGACCTCTATG GCCCCTTTTGGATATGTGCCACATTGGTCTTTGCCATAGCAATCAGTGGGAATCTTTCCAACTTCTTAATCCATCTGGGAGAGAAGACATACCACTATGTGCCCGAATTCCGAAAAG TGTCCATCGCAGCCACAATCATCTATGCCTACGCCTGGCTGGTTCCTCTCGCACTCTGGGGTTTCCTTGTATGGAGAAACAGTAAAGTTATGAACATCGTTTCCTATTCATTTTTGGAGATTGTATGCGTCTATGGATATTCACTCTTCATTTATATCCCCACGGCA ATACTGTGGATCATCCCCCAGAAAGCGGTCCGTTGGGTTCTAGTTATGATTGCCCTGGCCATCTCGGGCTCTGTCTTGGCAATGACCTTTTGGCCAGCTGTTCGTGAGGACAACCGACGCATCGCATTGGCCACAATTGTGACGATTGTGTTGCTTCACATGCTGCTTTCTGTGGGCTGCTTG GCCTACTTTTTTGATGCACCAGAGATGGACCATCTCCTAACAAGCACAGCTGCCCCAAACCAAACAGTTGTAGCAGCCAAGTCCAGCTAA
- the YIPF1 gene encoding protein YIPF1 isoform X3, translating to MTYSLKVAQEAAEAEFGDTTTSLAANPDATTISIEDPGETPKHKPGPLRGLGREEDDELLGNDDSDKTELLAGQKKSSPFWTFEYYQTFFDVDTHQVFDRIKGSLLPIPGKNFVRLYIRSNPDLYGPFWICATLVFAIAISGNLSNFLIHLGEKTYHYVPEFRKVSIAATIIYAYAWLVPLALWGFLVWRNSKVMNIVSYSFLEIVCVYGYSLFIYIPTAAYFFDAPEMDHLLTSTAAPNQTVVAAKSS from the exons gttgcaCAGGAGGCAgcggaggcag AATTTGGTGATACAACCACTTCCCTAGCAGCAAACCCAGATGCCACCACAATCAGCATCGAGGATCCTGGTGAAACCCCAAAGCATAAGCCAGGACCCCTAAGAGGCTTGGGGAGAGAAGAAGATGATGAGTTACTAGGAAACGATGACTCGGACAAAACTGAG TTACTTGCTGGACAGAAGAAAAGCTCCCCCTTCTGGACATTTGAATACTATCAGACGTTCTTTGATGTAGACACTCACCAG GTCTTTGACAGAATAAAGGGGTCTCTTTTGCCAATACCAGGAAAAAACTTTGTAAGGTTGTATATCCGCAGCAATCCAGACCTCTATG GCCCCTTTTGGATATGTGCCACATTGGTCTTTGCCATAGCAATCAGTGGGAATCTTTCCAACTTCTTAATCCATCTGGGAGAGAAGACATACCACTATGTGCCCGAATTCCGAAAAG TGTCCATCGCAGCCACAATCATCTATGCCTACGCCTGGCTGGTTCCTCTCGCACTCTGGGGTTTCCTTGTATGGAGAAACAGTAAAGTTATGAACATCGTTTCCTATTCATTTTTGGAGATTGTATGCGTCTATGGATATTCACTCTTCATTTATATCCCCACGGCA GCCTACTTTTTTGATGCACCAGAGATGGACCATCTCCTAACAAGCACAGCTGCCCCAAACCAAACAGTTGTAGCAGCCAAGTCCAGCTAA
- the YIPF1 gene encoding protein YIPF1 isoform X1, with protein sequence MTYSLKVAQEAAEAEFGDTTTSLAANPDATTISIEDPGETPKHKPGPLRGLGREEDDELLGNDDSDKTELLAGQKKSSPFWTFEYYQTFFDVDTHQVFDRIKGSLLPIPGKNFVRLYIRSNPDLYGPFWICATLVFAIAISGNLSNFLIHLGEKTYHYVPEFRKVSIAATIIYAYAWLVPLALWGFLVWRNSKVMNIVSYSFLEIVCVYGYSLFIYIPTAILWIIPQKAVRWVLVMIALAISGSVLAMTFWPAVREDNRRIALATIVTIVLLHMLLSVGCLAYFFDAPEMDHLLTSTAAPNQTVVAAKSS encoded by the exons gttgcaCAGGAGGCAgcggaggcag AATTTGGTGATACAACCACTTCCCTAGCAGCAAACCCAGATGCCACCACAATCAGCATCGAGGATCCTGGTGAAACCCCAAAGCATAAGCCAGGACCCCTAAGAGGCTTGGGGAGAGAAGAAGATGATGAGTTACTAGGAAACGATGACTCGGACAAAACTGAG TTACTTGCTGGACAGAAGAAAAGCTCCCCCTTCTGGACATTTGAATACTATCAGACGTTCTTTGATGTAGACACTCACCAG GTCTTTGACAGAATAAAGGGGTCTCTTTTGCCAATACCAGGAAAAAACTTTGTAAGGTTGTATATCCGCAGCAATCCAGACCTCTATG GCCCCTTTTGGATATGTGCCACATTGGTCTTTGCCATAGCAATCAGTGGGAATCTTTCCAACTTCTTAATCCATCTGGGAGAGAAGACATACCACTATGTGCCCGAATTCCGAAAAG TGTCCATCGCAGCCACAATCATCTATGCCTACGCCTGGCTGGTTCCTCTCGCACTCTGGGGTTTCCTTGTATGGAGAAACAGTAAAGTTATGAACATCGTTTCCTATTCATTTTTGGAGATTGTATGCGTCTATGGATATTCACTCTTCATTTATATCCCCACGGCA ATACTGTGGATCATCCCCCAGAAAGCGGTCCGTTGGGTTCTAGTTATGATTGCCCTGGCCATCTCGGGCTCTGTCTTGGCAATGACCTTTTGGCCAGCTGTTCGTGAGGACAACCGACGCATCGCATTGGCCACAATTGTGACGATTGTGTTGCTTCACATGCTGCTTTCTGTGGGCTGCTTG GCCTACTTTTTTGATGCACCAGAGATGGACCATCTCCTAACAAGCACAGCTGCCCCAAACCAAACAGTTGTAGCAGCCAAGTCCAGCTAA